In Gemmatimonadota bacterium, one genomic interval encodes:
- the frdA gene encoding fumarate reductase (quinol) flavoprotein subunit produces MNIPKHDVLLVGGGGAGLRAAIAASETYQGADIGVVSKVYPMRSHTVSAEGGTAAVMREDDNLDLHAYDTIKGSDFLCDQDVVEAFVKEAVDEVIQLEHWGCPWSRDEDGRVSVRAFGGMSVKRTLYAADKTGFHMLHALFQTSLKYDAITRYDEWFVTSLLVEDGRVCGVTALNIRSGNIHAIGAKSVIICTGGAGKIFPFTTNAAIKNGDGMALAYRIGCPLKDLEFVQYHPTGLPGTGILMTEASRGEGGHLVNSQGERYLSEYVPGKMELGPRDILSRSFIHEQHKGNVFEGPDGSYVHLDLRHLGEKIIDERLPFVRELTRNYVGIDPVYEPIPVRPVVHYCMGGVHTDINGETPIPGLYAAGEAACVSLNGANRLGSNSLSECLVFGARAGQVAAQHAADTDFADSASMAKMAQDEQKRIETQFFGNNGKERVANIRDDLRKTMEEGAGIFRTEDALQTTCDTIRTLKERYENIGIDDHSRVFNTDLINALELGYMLDVAEGLAHSALLRRESRGSHARSDYEERDDENFLTHSLAYQTDGDPRIEYLPVTLTRWEPEERTY; encoded by the coding sequence ATGAACATCCCCAAACACGACGTGCTCTTAGTAGGTGGAGGGGGTGCGGGCCTGCGTGCTGCAATCGCCGCATCTGAAACATATCAAGGCGCAGATATTGGCGTAGTCTCCAAAGTCTATCCCATGCGAAGTCACACCGTCTCTGCAGAAGGTGGTACAGCAGCCGTCATGCGCGAAGACGACAACCTGGACCTGCATGCTTATGACACCATCAAAGGCAGCGACTTCCTCTGCGATCAGGATGTGGTAGAAGCCTTTGTCAAAGAAGCCGTTGATGAAGTCATCCAATTAGAACACTGGGGGTGCCCGTGGAGCCGCGACGAAGACGGTCGCGTGAGCGTCCGCGCATTTGGTGGCATGAGTGTCAAACGCACGCTCTATGCCGCCGACAAAACCGGCTTCCACATGCTGCACGCTCTCTTTCAAACATCTCTCAAGTACGACGCCATTACCCGATACGACGAATGGTTTGTCACCTCTTTACTCGTCGAAGACGGCAGGGTATGCGGCGTCACGGCTCTCAACATCCGATCCGGCAACATTCACGCCATTGGCGCGAAATCCGTCATTATATGCACGGGTGGCGCGGGAAAAATTTTTCCATTTACCACCAATGCCGCCATCAAAAACGGCGACGGAATGGCTCTGGCCTACCGCATTGGCTGTCCTCTAAAGGACCTCGAATTTGTACAATATCACCCCACGGGCTTGCCCGGCACGGGGATCTTAATGACCGAAGCATCGCGGGGCGAAGGCGGCCACCTCGTCAACAGCCAAGGCGAACGCTACCTGAGCGAATACGTACCCGGCAAAATGGAACTCGGTCCGCGCGACATCTTATCTCGTTCCTTCATCCACGAACAGCACAAGGGCAACGTCTTTGAAGGTCCCGATGGCAGCTACGTACACCTCGACCTTCGGCACTTGGGTGAAAAAATCATTGACGAAAGACTGCCCTTCGTACGCGAACTCACCCGCAATTATGTCGGCATTGATCCGGTTTACGAACCCATTCCCGTGCGTCCGGTTGTACACTACTGCATGGGGGGTGTGCATACCGACATCAATGGCGAAACACCCATCCCCGGTCTTTATGCCGCAGGCGAAGCGGCTTGTGTCAGCCTCAATGGCGCCAATCGCCTGGGATCCAACTCACTGAGCGAATGCCTCGTCTTTGGCGCGCGTGCAGGCCAGGTCGCCGCGCAACACGCCGCCGACACCGACTTTGCAGATTCGGCCTCGATGGCCAAAATGGCGCAAGACGAACAAAAACGCATTGAAACCCAATTCTTTGGCAACAACGGCAAAGAGCGCGTGGCCAATATCCGCGATGATCTCCGCAAAACCATGGAAGAAGGCGCGGGCATTTTCCGAACCGAAGACGCGCTCCAGACCACGTGTGACACCATTCGCACCCTCAAAGAACGCTATGAAAATATCGGCATAGACGACCACTCGCGCGTCTTCAATACCGACCTCATCAACGCCCTCGAATTGGGTTACATGCTCGACGTCGCCGAAGGACTCGCACACTCGGCCCTCTTGCGACGAGAATCTCGAGGCTCTCACGCGCGATCGGACTATGAAGAGCGCGACGACGAAAACTTCCTCACACACTCTCTGGCCTATCAAACCGATGGCGACCCCCGCATTGAGTACCTGCCCGTAACACTCACGCGCTGGGAACCCGAAGAACGAACCTATTAA
- a CDS encoding succinate dehydrogenase/fumarate reductase iron-sulfur subunit, whose translation MSDHRSIKITVLRYRPEEEDAPTEQTYEVEFRDDWVVLDALNHIKDHIDGTLSFRWSCRMGVCGSCGMMVNGEPKLTCAAMLRDYYPNEVHVEPLVNFPIVRDLVTDMTDFMDKLKAVKPWIIREEEKPVPEGEYLQTPDQLKDYKQFSQCINCMLCYAACPVYGLEHDFVGPAAIALGHRYNLDSRDEGNQQRQHVIASKEGIWECTYVGECSVVCPKHVDPAEAIQQTKVATTTNRLKSLVMPWGNKT comes from the coding sequence ATGAGCGATCACAGATCCATAAAAATCACGGTATTGCGCTATCGTCCCGAAGAAGAGGACGCGCCAACCGAACAGACTTACGAGGTTGAATTTCGCGACGACTGGGTCGTTCTCGACGCGCTCAACCACATCAAAGACCACATCGACGGCACACTCTCATTCCGCTGGTCTTGTCGGATGGGCGTGTGCGGTAGTTGCGGCATGATGGTCAACGGCGAACCCAAACTCACCTGTGCCGCGATGTTGCGCGACTATTATCCCAACGAAGTACACGTGGAACCCCTGGTCAACTTCCCCATTGTGCGCGATCTCGTTACCGACATGACCGACTTTATGGACAAACTCAAAGCGGTCAAACCCTGGATCATTCGAGAAGAAGAAAAACCCGTACCCGAAGGAGAATACCTCCAGACGCCGGATCAGCTCAAAGATTACAAGCAATTCAGCCAGTGCATCAACTGCATGCTCTGTTACGCGGCCTGTCCGGTCTATGGCCTCGAACACGACTTCGTCGGTCCGGCCGCAATTGCCCTGGGCCACCGCTACAACCTCGATTCCCGAGATGAAGGCAATCAACAGCGCCAACACGTCATTGCCAGCAAAGAAGGCATCTGGGAATGCACGTATGTCGGTGAATGCTCCGTCGTTTGTCCCAAACACGTCGATCCCGCAGAAGCCATTCAACAGACCAAAGTGGCAACCACAACCAACCGCTTGAAATCGCTTGTCATGCCCTGGGGAAATAAAACATGA
- a CDS encoding fumarate reductase subunit D, whose product MNYKEHKSEPFWWGMFSQGGVIAALLIPIHIFLGGIAVHLGLIDAELMSHERLTGLLQNPLVKVYLCVLLIFPLYHAAHRIRFTLAEIGLHSLAKILPFLCYGGALVGTAVVLYILWILL is encoded by the coding sequence GTGAATTACAAAGAACACAAAAGCGAACCCTTCTGGTGGGGCATGTTCTCGCAAGGCGGTGTTATTGCCGCACTCCTCATCCCCATCCACATTTTCCTGGGCGGCATCGCCGTACATTTGGGACTTATAGACGCCGAACTCATGTCTCATGAACGCCTGACCGGACTGCTCCAAAATCCGTTAGTCAAAGTCTATCTCTGTGTTCTGCTCATCTTCCCACTCTACCACGCGGCTCACAGAATCCGCTTCACCCTCGCTGAAATCGGATTGCACAGCCTCGCCAAAATCCTGCCCTTTCTCTGTTATGGCGGCGCATTGGTGGGCACAGCGGTAGTACTCTACATCTTGTGGATATTGCTCTAA
- a CDS encoding GDSL-type esterase/lipase family protein, with the protein MIHDNVEFHNVAELREVEGRDGLRVQRVPEDVRLCLNAGAQERMLSPAGSEIRFVSAGNKVNVTLSSPGGSAEVIPFFGPFQEKERFQIGKEPRTLELTYPARLKTIESEAVRDLPFSHNVWRLVLRNTSLHYHSIEGEGLRPPTVDELPKRRYLSYGTSITHGASATAMHLTYVSQVAWRLGADLINLGVGGSAYCERELADYIAARDDWDVATLALSVNMMGAGFSLSEFSERVTYMVNAVVGANPDRPVGCITIYPHFREFCGDAEERERTAAFRQALRDAVDSCPHENAHLIEGTEMLSNIGGLTVDLIHPGDHGMIEMGERVAGRLASLLDRDEGDGTIRKIRKVRKIKKTK; encoded by the coding sequence ATGATTCACGACAATGTCGAATTTCACAATGTAGCTGAGTTGCGAGAAGTTGAGGGGAGAGATGGACTTCGGGTGCAGCGCGTGCCCGAAGATGTGCGGTTGTGTTTGAATGCGGGTGCCCAGGAACGCATGCTGAGTCCGGCGGGGTCGGAGATCCGCTTTGTGAGCGCGGGCAATAAGGTCAATGTGACGCTGTCCAGCCCGGGCGGATCGGCTGAAGTGATTCCGTTTTTTGGCCCTTTTCAGGAGAAAGAGCGGTTTCAAATTGGGAAGGAGCCAAGGACGCTGGAATTGACTTATCCTGCAAGATTAAAGACGATTGAATCTGAAGCGGTGAGAGATTTGCCTTTTTCGCACAATGTGTGGCGGTTGGTCTTGAGAAATACCAGTTTGCACTATCACAGTATTGAGGGCGAAGGACTTCGCCCTCCCACGGTTGATGAATTGCCAAAGCGGCGGTATTTGAGCTATGGCACATCGATTACACACGGCGCGTCGGCTACGGCTATGCATTTGACCTATGTGAGCCAGGTGGCGTGGCGTTTGGGAGCAGATTTGATCAATTTGGGCGTGGGGGGATCGGCTTATTGCGAGCGCGAATTGGCCGATTATATTGCCGCGCGCGACGATTGGGATGTGGCGACGCTGGCTTTGTCGGTCAATATGATGGGTGCGGGATTTTCTCTGTCGGAATTTTCCGAGCGCGTGACGTATATGGTAAACGCGGTTGTAGGCGCGAATCCCGACCGGCCCGTGGGGTGTATTACGATTTATCCGCATTTTAGAGAATTTTGTGGCGATGCCGAAGAACGCGAAAGGACGGCGGCTTTCAGGCAGGCATTGCGAGATGCGGTGGATAGTTGTCCCCATGAGAATGCACATTTGATTGAGGGGACAGAAATGTTGAGCAATATCGGTGGGTTGACAGTAGATTTGATTCATCCGGGGGATCACGGGATGATCGAGATGGGAGAGCGCGTTGCAGGGCGGTTGGCGTCTCTGTTAGATCGCGATGAGGGGGACGGGACCATTAGAAAGATCAGGAAGGTTAGAAAGATAAAGAAGACAAAATAG
- a CDS encoding DUF2961 domain-containing protein, translating to MDLQLPEVGIPDRVSMTGPLPANQKAVYAELDGPGCIQHLWVVLSRPERIPMTSRKVLIRIYFDDEPIPYVEAPVGDFFGVMHGQGWYPIDTHFLSVKAWIGYNCYFQMPFARSARVEFEAGPEENRAYLQVDWHRYPNQTLSERRRFCARWRREMPTQRYGEDFLMLDADGPGELLGFVYGVRLLDDVDRWSHGGAENIYIDGEGEHPAFLRGIGGEDTFGAGYGGALHPPETHHYAAMPYYVHEDVGQARPAQRLVGYRFFEKDSLPFQQSIHMRFGCMANDICSTVYWYQQDAVRPFFAMPDWSQLLPGVELPRGTHDLPLPASGEWWLCGPFANHNGQAMETTLPPETAFQIEPTFDGLHGEESAWLTAGSRQRGRDVARWVKRAAHHGFVDFNHVFRPWGPGVGNTDVGAALARCVLHAPADMTANLRVAWDDALILRVNDEVFDLGHHYAFRAQSIPVTLRAGANSIVLKLSNDRGSNHGGWAFAFRATTADGAVLVPQVA from the coding sequence ATGGATTTACAACTCCCTGAAGTTGGTATCCCCGATCGCGTCAGTATGACCGGACCTTTGCCGGCCAACCAAAAAGCCGTCTATGCCGAACTCGATGGGCCAGGCTGTATTCAGCACCTTTGGGTCGTACTGTCGCGGCCAGAGCGCATACCCATGACCAGCCGCAAAGTGCTTATTCGCATCTATTTTGATGATGAGCCGATCCCCTATGTTGAGGCGCCCGTCGGTGACTTTTTTGGGGTTATGCATGGCCAGGGCTGGTATCCGATAGATACCCACTTCCTGTCGGTCAAGGCCTGGATTGGCTACAACTGCTACTTCCAGATGCCCTTCGCCCGATCCGCACGGGTTGAGTTTGAAGCCGGACCCGAAGAGAACCGCGCCTACCTGCAGGTGGATTGGCACCGTTACCCCAATCAGACTCTGAGTGAGAGGCGACGTTTCTGCGCCCGTTGGCGGCGAGAAATGCCGACCCAGCGCTACGGTGAAGACTTTCTGATGCTGGATGCCGACGGGCCAGGAGAGTTGTTGGGCTTTGTGTACGGCGTGCGGTTGCTCGATGATGTCGATCGCTGGAGCCACGGCGGGGCTGAAAATATCTACATCGATGGAGAGGGCGAACACCCGGCCTTTTTGCGCGGTATTGGGGGTGAGGATACCTTTGGGGCTGGCTACGGGGGAGCCTTGCATCCACCCGAAACCCATCACTACGCCGCAATGCCTTACTATGTGCATGAGGATGTGGGACAGGCGCGCCCGGCGCAACGGTTGGTGGGCTACCGCTTCTTCGAAAAGGACTCTCTTCCCTTCCAGCAATCGATTCACATGCGCTTCGGCTGTATGGCAAACGATATCTGCTCTACCGTCTATTGGTACCAGCAGGACGCCGTGCGACCGTTCTTCGCTATGCCCGATTGGTCGCAGCTGCTGCCCGGTGTCGAACTGCCGCGCGGTACCCATGATCTGCCGCTGCCAGCCAGCGGCGAATGGTGGCTATGCGGCCCTTTCGCCAATCACAACGGTCAAGCGATGGAAACGACCTTGCCCCCGGAGACGGCCTTTCAGATAGAACCGACGTTTGATGGTTTGCACGGTGAAGAGTCGGCCTGGTTGACCGCTGGCTCACGACAACGGGGACGGGACGTAGCGCGTTGGGTCAAACGCGCCGCTCACCACGGCTTTGTCGATTTTAACCATGTGTTTCGGCCCTGGGGTCCGGGTGTGGGCAATACCGATGTGGGCGCAGCGCTTGCCCGCTGCGTCTTACATGCACCTGCAGATATGACGGCAAATCTGCGTGTGGCCTGGGATGACGCTTTGATTCTGCGCGTAAACGATGAGGTTTTCGATCTGGGTCACCACTACGCCTTTCGAGCCCAGAGCATTCCGGTGACGCTTCGGGCAGGTGCCAATTCCATCGTGCTCAAGCTCAGTAACGACCGGGGCTCCAATCACGGCGGCTGGGCGTTTGCTTTCCGGGCTACAACAGCCGATGGAGCTGTTCTGGTTCCTCAGGTAGCGTAA